The genomic stretch AAGGAGTCTTCTTGTGTAATAAATCCCATCAAGTCGCGCAATCGGCTATTTTCAGTTTTGTAGTCGTAGCCGTTCCATTGTATGGTGCCTTGATATTTTTTATTGAGTCCTGCTAAGATGTTTAGTAGTGTTGATTTTCCAACCCCACTATCGCCCATGATGGCAACCATTTCCCCTGTATGGCATGTAAAGGATAGGTTATGTATACCTTGGGTGCTGTTAATAAACGTGAATTCGAGATTTTTTACGATAAGGGTTATGGCTGAGTCTTCATTCTGTTCCAAAACCAGGGCCAATAGCTCACCATAGTATATCGGTTTTAACCCAGGGGCAGCAATGTAAGTTCCTGGAGTAATGGTGTAAAGTTGGTTTGGAAAAACAATTTTTCGGTTTATCTCGAGCATTGCTCTTCCCTTGTATTGCAGAAGCATTAGGCTACCATTGGCAACGTAGAGAATGGTAATTAAGCCTTTCAATCCTTCCTTTCGATGGAACTTAATTCCTTCAATGGTTGGCGCTTTTTCCCCAATCAAAAGTAGGTTGCTCTTCGCTTCTATCCGATAGAGTTCGTTAAATACGAATTGTTTGATGCTTAATCGGTCTGATTCGCTTATCCGCAGCCCTGCACCAATGGCATCAATATCTTTGGTATATCTTTTTCCCTCAATAAAGAAACCACTTTTAAAATTCCATGTGTAGCGAATAAAGTTAAGTAGGGTGATGTAAATACGAAGGCGATCCTTTAGCAAATATTGTTCGTTTATTAGATCAAGGAGCTTGTTTATGCTTTGTTGTCTATTGGTTAGTTCAGCATACTGGGCTAGATATTGAATGAAATCAATATGTTTCTCTTTTCCGATACTTTTCCCATAGGAGGAAACGAGATAATTCTCCACATATTTCTTCGTAAGTAGAGCATCTTCTCCTTTGTTGGAAGAGGATAGGAGGGCCAATAGCCGTAGTACAGAGCTAACAATTAACTCATTCATGAGCAGCCCTTCTTAAAGCGTATCGCTATTTTTACTTCGTCATTAGCGAGTAGTTCGTGGGTAAGCAATGCCTCATGAAGGTCAAGGATGTGCCGTGCAAGAACCAACCCAAGGTCTACTTTAAAATCGTAATCAAGCTGACTTTCGATTGTCTGCAGTTCGTCTAGGATGCCTTCAAAAGGAAACATAAAGAGGCAGACTACTTCACCTGAATCATCAGTTTGAAGCGAAATGTTTAGTTCGGTGTTGTTTCCATAATTTAGAACAATACGCTCGATAATAGCTTCAAAACATTGGATTATAAGATCCGTATCGCCCTCCACTATAATGCTGTCGCTATTTTTGTTGATGGACGCTTTTATGGTGTCGGAAAATTTCAGGTCGTTTAGTTCCAGTAGTGCATGCTGTATAAGGGAGGAGAGTTCCACCTCCTCATATTTCATGGTGTATTTATGTTCCTCTATTATACTGGCGAGTGAGGTTTTTAATGTAAATCGTAACAGGCGGGAGATTGAACGATCAATCATAGTGTAGAGGTCAAATTGATCCTTGGCTTCTATTTTGTCCTTTAGCAGCTGCATTGGACCTGAAATTCCATTTAGGAATGACCGAACTTCGTGGCTTACCCCTTTTAAAAAATCCAGAGAATGGCTCCCTAGTCCCTTCGTCAATTCTGGTGTGATATTATTGACTACTGGTTTGTTTGCAAAGTAGGTAAATAGATAAAGGAGAACATCGGCGAAGTTGGAATGCGTGGAGGTAATCTTATTGGCAATGGAGGCAAATCCTCTGGGCTCAATAAATATAGAAGGAAAAGGTTGAGGTTGTTTAACCAGTTCATGGTTAAAGCTTTTTACCGAACTATTTAGGCTTCCTCCTATTACCAATACTCCGTTGTCTTTATTGTTTTTAATTTCACGGATTGCGCCCTCAATTGATTTTGTTGTAATTGAAGAAAATCCAATGGTCTCAATTACAGACAATAAAGAGGGGGGCATGGTGTTTTGTCCTTCGACAAAGAAGAATACTATTGGAGCTTTCTCTGATGCCATTTTGCGAAATTAAGTGTTAATGCTTTTATGCGATCAGTTAATATTCGGACAAACTCATGATCCTATCCATGCACAAGGTAGTTAAAATTGCAATTGGTACATTACTTCTCAGTCGAAAACTTAGTATGGATGACTATGTCGACTTGTCTAACACATGAACTTTTGAATCTCCTTCCTGTTTGACGTTATTAGTCGCAGAAATCAAACACTTGGTCACTATGTACATCTATTCTTGACTTATATTTCATATCTTTACAATAACAAACATGGTTTTGCCTAATAAATGGTTGAGATGATGAGGTTTTATCGAATAGCCTTAATAATTGCATACTTAATACTATCCCTTTATGTCCACGGACAGAATTGGAATAAGATTGCGATGTCGGAACAGGATGCAATGTTTCTACTTTCGCAGCGTAAGTATGATAAAGCTGCAGATCTCTATTTGAAAATATTGAAGGAAGCACCACAAAGCGGGAATCTAAAATCCAAAGTAGGTTATTGTCTGCTCCACACTGACAGTCGCCAGTTGGAGTCGATACCTTACCTCGAAAGTGCGGCTGAATTGGTTTCAACTAAGTATAGCGAAACTTCTATTAAGGAGACTAATGCACCACCTGAGACCTATTTTTTATTAGGAGAGGCCTACCGTGTGAGCAATAAGCTGAAGGAAGCCATTGCTGCATACGAAAAATATAAGTCGATTCTTAAGCCCTCCGATGAGTTGGTTAAGTTGATTGATAATCGAATTGCAGGTTGCAATTCTGCTCTAAAACGCTACAAAGAACCAACAGCTCTTGTTCGGTATAGCGGAATTGGCTCAAAGGTGAATAACGATTTCTCCAATATTAATCCTGTTTTCTCGGGTGATGGAAAAACGTTTGCCTATACCACTCAAACTCGAACTGGATTTGATGTTTATGTTGTGCCTGTTATTAACGATACTCTTGGAGTGCCTATAAAAATAACGAAGCAGTTGGGTAGCGATTTTTTAAAGACTTCCAGCCTTTCCTATGATGGCAAAGAGTTGTTTTTGATTAGCATGGAGTCGGAGAGTGCCGATATCTATTATAGCGAGATGAAAGGTGTCAAGTGGATGTCTGCAAAGGAGATGCCTTCGCCTATTAATGGCAAGTCCAATGAAACACATGCTTTTTTATCGAAAAACGGATTGACGCTCTATTTTACAAGTGACCGTAAGGGTGGTTCTGGGGGTCTCGATATTTACAAATCATCGATGGAAGAAAAAGGTAAATGGGGCAAGCCCGTTAACTTAGGCTCTACAATTAATACAGAGTTTAATGAAGATGCACCGTTTTTATCGCCTGATGAGAGTTACCTTTTCTTTAGTTCCGAAGGACATAATGGAATGGGGGGATACGATATCTATCGCACCTCTCTATCGGGTGGGCAAGCTCCGGTGAACTTGGGCTTCCCCGTTAACGATGCTGGGGACAATCGTTTCTTCTACCCTTATAATAATGGAACTGTTGCATATATGTCTCAGTTTAGGCCAGAAGGTTTGGGTCAAAATGATATTTTCCGCTTACAGATTAGTAACCTGATTACCTTAAATGGTTTGATTGTTCCCGACAAGGTTAATAGTTCTCTTTATTCGGTTGCAATTGTGGATCAGTCTACTGGTGATACCATTGCTCACCCTATCGCTGATATCGCTTCTGGAAAGTTTGAATACAAGGTGGGCGAGGGAAACTTTACTGTATTTGTAAGGGGGGCGGATTATTTACCAGGGAAGGAGATGATTTCCGTACCAGAAAATTACGATGGTAGTAGTATGTCGGTTGAGGTAAAGCTTGCTTCTAAACCTGAACCAAAAATAATTGAGGAGGTAAAGCCTCAGCCTGAAGTGTTGATTGTTGAGGCAGCAGTGGTTACTCCACCTGCGGCCGTAGTTGAAGCACCCATCGTTGTCGTGCCCGAAGCTAACGTGGCGGAGGTAAAGAAGGAGATCGTTAAGGTGGTGAAACCGGAAAAGAAAAGAATTACAAAGCCAAAACCAGAGCCAAAACCCATTGTAGTAAAAGAAGAAAAACCAGTTACCAAGTTCGTTGCCCAGTCGGATAGTAATGCTTCTGGTATGATATCAATCTACTCGGTTCAAATCATGGCTTTGAAAACGGCGGCACCAGCAGGAACTTTTAACAACGTTGAAGGAATTGAAGTTACCGTCTCACCCGATGGTTACTATCGCTATAGCGTTGGAAATACAACGGAGGTTAATCTTGCCAATGTTTTGCTCGATAAAATGCACTCCATAGGATATGCCGATGCATTTATACGAAAGAGTCAGATTACTAGTAAGTATACGATCCAATTAATGGCCATTAAGAAGATGATTGACCTGTCCTACTTTAACAATCTAAGCGATGTGGCTGTGGTTAAGGGCGCTGATGGGTATTTTCGATATACTTTGGGATCCTATAGTTCCTCAGCAGCAGCAGCAGGAGAGGTGAAGCGGTTGGCCCAGCTGGGATATAAACAAGCGTTTGTAAGGCTGGTTCCACAGGGCGAATAATGCGGCTTTGTGATATTCCTATCGTGATTATTCTATTAGAATCATCGAGGTTTATAGGTTCATTTCTATTCATTTGAGCAATATAAGAAACGAAAATAGCCATCCCACAGGGATG from Williamwhitmania taraxaci encodes the following:
- a CDS encoding PD40 domain-containing protein, with translation MMRFYRIALIIAYLILSLYVHGQNWNKIAMSEQDAMFLLSQRKYDKAADLYLKILKEAPQSGNLKSKVGYCLLHTDSRQLESIPYLESAAELVSTKYSETSIKETNAPPETYFLLGEAYRVSNKLKEAIAAYEKYKSILKPSDELVKLIDNRIAGCNSALKRYKEPTALVRYSGIGSKVNNDFSNINPVFSGDGKTFAYTTQTRTGFDVYVVPVINDTLGVPIKITKQLGSDFLKTSSLSYDGKELFLISMESESADIYYSEMKGVKWMSAKEMPSPINGKSNETHAFLSKNGLTLYFTSDRKGGSGGLDIYKSSMEEKGKWGKPVNLGSTINTEFNEDAPFLSPDESYLFFSSEGHNGMGGYDIYRTSLSGGQAPVNLGFPVNDAGDNRFFYPYNNGTVAYMSQFRPEGLGQNDIFRLQISNLITLNGLIVPDKVNSSLYSVAIVDQSTGDTIAHPIADIASGKFEYKVGEGNFTVFVRGADYLPGKEMISVPENYDGSSMSVEVKLASKPEPKIIEEVKPQPEVLIVEAAVVTPPAAVVEAPIVVVPEANVAEVKKEIVKVVKPEKKRITKPKPEPKPIVVKEEKPVTKFVAQSDSNASGMISIYSVQIMALKTAAPAGTFNNVEGIEVTVSPDGYYRYSVGNTTEVNLANVLLDKMHSIGYADAFIRKSQITSKYTIQLMAIKKMIDLSYFNNLSDVAVVKGADGYFRYTLGSYSSSAAAAGEVKRLAQLGYKQAFVRLVPQGE
- a CDS encoding sensor histidine kinase; translated protein: MASEKAPIVFFFVEGQNTMPPSLLSVIETIGFSSITTKSIEGAIREIKNNKDNGVLVIGGSLNSSVKSFNHELVKQPQPFPSIFIEPRGFASIANKITSTHSNFADVLLYLFTYFANKPVVNNITPELTKGLGSHSLDFLKGVSHEVRSFLNGISGPMQLLKDKIEAKDQFDLYTMIDRSISRLLRFTLKTSLASIIEEHKYTMKYEEVELSSLIQHALLELNDLKFSDTIKASINKNSDSIIVEGDTDLIIQCFEAIIERIVLNYGNNTELNISLQTDDSGEVVCLFMFPFEGILDELQTIESQLDYDFKVDLGLVLARHILDLHEALLTHELLANDEVKIAIRFKKGCS